In Verrucomicrobiota bacterium, the following proteins share a genomic window:
- a CDS encoding glycosyltransferase family 1 protein: MMKIALVTETYPPQVNGVAMTNQRLVRGLLAKGHEITLIKPGKARNGEEVENLALVPVLGVPIPGYAGLSFGLPRPGRMRSLFQRVQPDVVHIATEGPLGFAALRAARKLGIPVTSTFHTNFQDYCKDYGFRFLEGVTMRYLRWFHNACALTNVPDPVLIERLEEQGIRKLEMLGRGADTALFDPSKRDPGLRAEWGATENDPVAIYVGRAAAEKDVPLALSAWQRAREVFPGLKMVVVGDGPVRKKLEKRWPEVTFAGMRYDDDLGRHYASADLFLFGSTSETFGNVVVEALASGLVVLTYDYAAGRQFINSGENGMLVPLGDREAFQSMAGDLVKHHDSWGSIRQEARKTAEGYPWTATINLFEQMLARVATDHKPTNAVEQ, from the coding sequence ATGATGAAGATAGCGCTCGTTACCGAGACTTACCCACCACAGGTCAATGGCGTTGCCATGACAAATCAGAGGCTGGTGCGTGGTCTTTTGGCGAAAGGGCATGAGATCACGCTGATCAAACCGGGAAAAGCGAGGAACGGCGAGGAAGTTGAGAATCTAGCGCTCGTGCCTGTTCTCGGAGTTCCGATTCCCGGCTATGCAGGGCTCTCGTTTGGTCTACCTCGCCCTGGTAGGATGCGATCGCTTTTTCAACGAGTTCAACCCGATGTCGTTCACATAGCGACAGAAGGTCCCCTCGGTTTTGCAGCCCTTCGTGCTGCGCGCAAACTCGGCATCCCGGTAACTTCGACCTTCCACACGAATTTTCAGGATTACTGTAAGGATTATGGTTTTCGGTTTTTGGAAGGCGTTACGATGCGTTACCTCCGTTGGTTTCACAACGCCTGCGCTCTAACGAACGTTCCCGACCCGGTCTTGATTGAACGCCTCGAGGAACAGGGAATCCGGAAGCTAGAGATGCTGGGACGCGGGGCAGACACCGCTCTTTTTGATCCGTCGAAGAGAGATCCTGGATTGCGTGCAGAATGGGGTGCTACAGAAAATGATCCCGTCGCGATTTATGTGGGCAGGGCTGCCGCAGAAAAGGATGTACCGCTCGCTTTATCGGCGTGGCAGAGGGCTCGGGAAGTTTTTCCGGGGCTGAAGATGGTAGTCGTGGGTGACGGTCCCGTGCGGAAAAAGCTGGAGAAACGATGGCCCGAGGTGACTTTTGCTGGGATGCGTTACGACGATGATTTGGGGCGTCATTATGCTTCAGCGGATCTGTTTCTCTTTGGAAGTACTTCGGAGACATTCGGGAATGTAGTCGTCGAGGCTCTAGCGAGCGGTCTAGTCGTCCTCACCTATGACTACGCGGCTGGCCGGCAGTTCATTAATTCGGGAGAGAATGGAATGTTGGTCCCGCTGGGGGACCGGGAGGCATTCCAAAGCATGGCAGGAGACCTCGTAAAACATCACGATTCGTGGGGCTCGATTCGACAGGAAGCGCGCAAAACTGCGGAGGGTTACCCATGGACAGCTACGATCAACCTCTTTGAGCAGATGCTTGCGCGCGTCGCAACGGATCATAAGCCAACAAACGCTGTAGAGCAATAG
- a CDS encoding glycosyltransferase, whose amino-acid sequence MGSSPHRTANVNRPKVLYLCTTFPRLSETFVEREVRHLSSKVPLQVISLWKGHNLDGIEVEPIRFHRLLSLVFHLPYWLARNPRGLVRILQQLLGRFPRSFLNLQETLLGMGMGVLLAKRVSKEPPLWIHGVWATAPATTALTLHLLTGSRFSFGAHAYDLFQNGGDCLLAEKIRYAAWIRTSTLAAAKEIERRGASRERVFVIRRGLEELPDESTPRETREPLHLVSVGRLVPKKGHHRFLKTCRLLSQRKVEFTAELIGDGPLRKSLDREIKKYHLNEQVALTGALPHEEVSLRLARADLFLFTGGVSEDGNRDGLPNVLPEAMAHGIPVLTTPVEGALEAIKNGETGIVLEAEDPEAWVAQILDLWRNHRARKTLAENARQWVEANFLTAMNTGQLVDLILASSSDPSPKETVHSERCQIQ is encoded by the coding sequence GTGGGCTCCAGTCCCCACCGAACCGCAAACGTCAATCGCCCAAAAGTCCTCTACCTTTGCACAACGTTTCCGAGGTTATCGGAAACCTTTGTTGAGCGAGAGGTAAGGCACCTTTCTTCAAAAGTTCCGCTTCAGGTCATCTCCCTGTGGAAGGGCCACAACCTGGACGGGATCGAGGTAGAGCCGATTCGTTTTCACCGCCTGCTAAGCCTGGTGTTTCATCTTCCCTATTGGCTGGCTCGCAATCCGAGAGGTCTCGTTCGCATTTTGCAGCAACTTCTAGGGCGTTTCCCTCGATCCTTTCTCAATCTTCAGGAAACTCTGCTGGGAATGGGGATGGGAGTCCTGCTCGCCAAAAGAGTCTCCAAGGAACCTCCACTTTGGATCCACGGGGTTTGGGCCACTGCTCCGGCAACGACCGCATTGACCCTCCACCTTCTCACCGGCTCAAGATTTTCCTTTGGAGCCCACGCTTACGATCTCTTTCAAAATGGAGGTGACTGTTTACTCGCTGAGAAAATAAGATATGCGGCCTGGATCCGGACTTCGACCTTGGCTGCGGCGAAAGAAATCGAACGAAGAGGTGCATCCAGAGAACGCGTATTCGTGATCCGCCGTGGGCTGGAGGAGCTTCCCGATGAATCCACACCCCGCGAAACGAGGGAGCCACTTCATCTCGTTTCGGTAGGTCGTCTGGTGCCGAAGAAAGGACATCACCGATTTCTCAAGACCTGTCGTCTGCTCAGTCAGAGAAAGGTAGAATTTACCGCTGAACTGATAGGAGACGGACCTCTTCGCAAGAGTCTCGATCGGGAGATTAAGAAGTATCACCTCAATGAACAGGTCGCGTTGACCGGAGCACTACCGCATGAAGAAGTGAGTCTGAGATTAGCAAGAGCAGACCTCTTTTTGTTTACGGGCGGGGTTTCTGAAGACGGCAACCGAGATGGCCTTCCGAATGTGTTGCCGGAAGCAATGGCCCACGGTATTCCGGTGCTAACCACCCCCGTGGAGGGAGCTCTAGAGGCCATCAAAAACGGGGAAACCGGCATTGTCCTCGAGGCCGAAGATCCGGAGGCCTGGGTAGCGCAGATTCTCGATCTTTGGAGAAATCATCGTGCCCGAAAGACTCTCGCTGAAAATGCTCGACAGTGGGTGGAGGCGAATTTTCTCACTGCCATGAACACCGGTCAGCTAGTCGATTTGATTCTCGCTTCATCCTCCGATCCTTCGCCGAAAGAGACCGTCCATTCGGAAAGATGCCAGATCCAATGA
- a CDS encoding TspO/MBR family protein, translating into MPFWKKAVICIVTIEVLGNASGLVTLFSLEGWYDSLKKPPGTPPTGTFGPVWLIIYAMMGLSLALLLSKEAQRSLKRRALTWFVVQFCLNLSWTPAFFGLQRIDLALVIIIPMLLAILMTIRSSWPVSKTAALLLLPYLLWVGYATYLNAGFLVLNPPG; encoded by the coding sequence ATGCCTTTTTGGAAAAAAGCCGTTATCTGTATAGTCACGATTGAAGTTCTCGGCAACGCAAGTGGACTGGTTACCCTTTTTTCACTGGAAGGATGGTATGACTCTCTCAAGAAACCTCCGGGAACTCCACCGACAGGAACGTTTGGTCCGGTCTGGCTGATCATCTACGCTATGATGGGTCTTTCGCTCGCACTCCTACTGAGCAAGGAGGCCCAACGGTCGCTTAAACGGAGGGCACTTACCTGGTTTGTGGTCCAGTTTTGTCTCAACCTATCGTGGACGCCGGCATTTTTCGGCCTTCAACGAATCGACCTGGCTCTTGTGATCATCATCCCCATGCTTCTCGCCATTCTCATGACGATTCGATCCTCCTGGCCAGTAAGTAAGACTGCGGCACTGCTGCTGCTGCCCTATCTCCTTTGGGTAGGCTATGCCACCTACCTAAACGCCGGTTTTCTCGTGCTCAATCCTCCCGGTTGA
- a CDS encoding transglutaminase-like domain-containing protein, producing MKSLRDYTLAGLLLFLSLKLVNAQDWEFESGVDYSDPENQIIDAIQVSTSGPEVFTALSVSVPAVSLTSGVADQIFPEITALANSLGNDPAKITEFVFNSITYEHYYGSKRGARLTLLEGAGNDYDQASLLVALLRAAGYPAGYATEWNIVNYDSFNSLEPTGFSWLNLPEEALPGVPLGPVAEAERIAWDWTVEHYKETLVLQDFCRPKRALSATRLTHATA from the coding sequence ATGAAATCCCTCAGAGACTATACTCTCGCAGGACTCTTGCTGTTCCTCTCTCTCAAATTGGTGAACGCCCAAGACTGGGAATTCGAATCCGGTGTCGACTATTCCGATCCAGAGAATCAAATCATCGATGCGATTCAAGTTTCTACATCCGGTCCTGAGGTCTTCACGGCTCTCAGTGTCAGCGTTCCTGCTGTGAGCCTTACGAGTGGCGTGGCGGACCAGATTTTCCCGGAAATCACTGCCCTCGCCAACTCGCTTGGTAACGATCCCGCAAAAATCACCGAGTTCGTTTTTAACTCGATCACCTACGAGCACTACTATGGCAGCAAGCGGGGGGCCCGTCTCACCCTACTTGAAGGAGCAGGCAACGATTACGACCAAGCCTCACTGCTGGTCGCCTTACTGAGAGCAGCGGGATATCCGGCCGGATACGCAACTGAGTGGAACATCGTTAATTACGACAGTTTCAATTCGCTCGAACCCACCGGTTTCTCGTGGCTTAACCTACCTGAAGAAGCTTTACCAGGTGTGCCGTTGGGACCGGTTGCTGAAGCAGAACGAATTGCATGGGATTGGACCGTCGAACACTATAAAGAGACTTTAGTTTTACAGGATTTCTGCCGACCGAAGAGAGCTTTGTCAGCTACGCGTTTGACGCACGCAACCGCCTGA
- a CDS encoding helix-turn-helix transcriptional regulator, which produces MRVDQKVLDKLGENIRRERVAAKLTQEKLSEKVGMDITNLQRIESGRYNTKVTTLVRLRNVLGVDWEALLPDQ; this is translated from the coding sequence GTGCGTGTTGATCAAAAAGTTCTCGACAAGCTGGGGGAAAACATCAGGCGGGAGCGTGTAGCGGCAAAACTAACGCAGGAAAAGCTTTCCGAAAAAGTTGGAATGGATATTACCAATCTTCAACGAATCGAGTCTGGCCGCTACAATACCAAGGTCACGACACTCGTTCGTTTGAGAAATGTATTGGGAGTAGATTGGGAAGCACTCCTGCCGGATCAGTAA
- a CDS encoding SDR family oxidoreductase, translating to MKVFVFGASGLVGSAVTRSLVRRRIETFSFVGSRASGVEGIASERTFDITDQESVERLILEEWPDVVVNAAAVSSPADVDQNPSFAEKVNVAFPRQLAMLTRHLGAQLIHLSTDMVFDGREGGYRSTAVPNPTSLYGQLKLMAEREVLKFNSERPVVLRITIVNGNSVSGQRSVHEKILSAVFAGEKPSLFTDEKRQPCSAENVAEVIVELIERNDLHGIFHWAGSEPVSRYDLGKAILERFGFPEDSIQAASIASFSDSSTRPEDLTLELEPLAGKLKTRPASLQAQMSELKPPPHLYRWIREKGIL from the coding sequence ATGAAGGTTTTCGTATTCGGTGCTTCCGGGCTAGTCGGTTCTGCTGTGACAAGGTCGCTCGTGCGTAGGCGAATAGAGACATTCTCCTTTGTTGGAAGTAGGGCTTCAGGCGTAGAAGGAATTGCTTCCGAGAGAACCTTCGACATCACTGACCAGGAATCAGTCGAGCGGTTGATTCTCGAAGAGTGGCCGGACGTAGTGGTCAATGCTGCTGCAGTCAGCAGTCCTGCGGACGTTGATCAAAACCCGTCTTTTGCCGAGAAGGTCAACGTGGCGTTTCCCCGACAGTTGGCAATGCTCACCCGACATCTCGGTGCTCAATTGATCCACTTGTCGACCGATATGGTTTTCGACGGGAGAGAAGGAGGTTACCGGTCGACGGCAGTTCCCAATCCGACTAGTCTCTACGGCCAGCTTAAACTCATGGCGGAGCGTGAAGTGCTGAAGTTTAACTCCGAAAGACCGGTGGTTCTCCGAATTACAATCGTGAACGGCAATAGCGTTTCGGGACAGCGTAGCGTCCACGAGAAGATCCTAAGCGCGGTTTTTGCTGGTGAGAAACCATCTCTCTTCACGGATGAAAAGCGGCAGCCTTGTTCTGCGGAAAACGTGGCTGAGGTAATTGTCGAATTGATTGAGAGAAACGATCTTCACGGGATTTTTCATTGGGCGGGGAGTGAGCCGGTTTCCCGCTATGACCTCGGTAAAGCAATCCTTGAACGGTTTGGTTTTCCTGAGGATTCGATTCAAGCGGCCTCGATCGCTTCGTTCTCCGATTCCTCTACTCGCCCGGAAGACCTTACCCTCGAGCTGGAACCGCTTGCAGGAAAGCTAAAGACAAGGCCGGCATCGCTTCAGGCGCAGATGAGTGAGCTTAAGCCTCCGCCCCATCTCTATCGCTGGATTCGAGAGAAGGGAATCCTGTAG
- a CDS encoding RHS repeat-associated core domain-containing protein — protein sequence MGVGGLTYQYDAENNRVAKTHGIGTTSYVIDPHGDALPRVLIREKPDGSLTYYVYGIGLLYEVDEIDATVTYHFDQSGSTIALSNDSGEITDRMEYSPFGAITYRMGTTDTPYLYAGQFGIEQETNGLLYMRARYYSPELQRFINSDPIRFDGGLNWYAYANNSPLMYVDPDGELAIIGAIIGGFADLFGQLVIERRTLSEVNIISIVGSAALGATGAGLSQVVAKNIARTSFSAAGKLGARTLANAGIGGGLSAVNTGIRNQFRSEADQQSVLGSAALGFTFSGLGSLTGEGVTSVFSALTKTRATGLAKSLILSGQLELSNSSSFPTIGQVVGTAASSLVSSGSNFFHSPVSAQSYGFNGFEFGGNWGNSNSFTGNSFK from the coding sequence ATGGGAGTTGGCGGGCTCACCTATCAGTACGATGCGGAAAACAACCGCGTTGCGAAGACCCACGGTATAGGCACGACCTCTTATGTCATCGATCCACACGGCGACGCCCTTCCCCGTGTGCTAATAAGAGAGAAGCCGGATGGTTCGCTCACCTACTACGTTTACGGGATCGGTCTCCTCTACGAAGTAGACGAGATCGATGCCACCGTTACTTATCACTTTGATCAGTCAGGTTCTACCATAGCATTGAGCAACGATTCAGGGGAGATCACTGACCGGATGGAATATTCGCCATTCGGAGCCATTACTTATCGAATGGGAACAACGGATACTCCCTATCTCTATGCGGGTCAGTTTGGGATCGAGCAGGAAACAAACGGACTTCTCTACATGCGCGCACGGTATTATTCACCGGAACTACAGCGTTTTATAAACAGCGATCCCATCCGCTTCGACGGAGGACTCAACTGGTATGCGTATGCGAACAATAGCCCGTTGATGTATGTCGATCCGGATGGGGAGTTGGCAATTATCGGTGCAATAATCGGTGGTTTTGCAGACTTATTTGGGCAGCTCGTAATCGAACGTAGAACCCTAAGTGAAGTGAATATAATTTCAATTGTTGGAAGTGCTGCCCTAGGAGCCACAGGTGCAGGACTTTCGCAGGTAGTTGCCAAAAATATTGCGAGAACATCTTTTAGTGCTGCTGGCAAATTAGGGGCTCGGACACTCGCGAATGCCGGCATTGGCGGAGGCTTGTCGGCAGTAAACACTGGTATTCGTAATCAATTCAGGAGTGAAGCCGACCAGCAGAGCGTTCTGGGAAGTGCAGCATTGGGTTTTACTTTTAGCGGTCTTGGATCTCTCACTGGGGAAGGTGTAACCTCTGTATTCTCAGCATTAACTAAAACCCGAGCAACAGGCTTAGCTAAAAGTTTGATATTATCAGGCCAATTGGAACTCTCCAACTCCTCTTCGTTCCCAACTATAGGCCAGGTGGTAGGCACTGCTGCCAGTAGTCTAGTATCGAGCGGTTCTAATTTTTTCCACTCTCCCGTAAGTGCACAAAGCTACGGATTCAATGGCTTCGAATTTGGCGGTAATTGGGGAAATAGTAATTCGTTTACAGGCAATTCTTTCAAATGA
- a CDS encoding dihydrofolate reductase, with translation MAETTPPPGMDLRAIVAVSRNGVIGVDGGLPWKIPSDERYLRENVRGGAVIEGRRCYESRNGGFPGALRTVVVSSRRGWSPLGAERVSSLAEAYASLAGFERAVWIAGGEQLYRESFLHWRALYLTLIDSEVVGDTYFPDWCERYTRELMRREGVENGWSYSFLVLAPGR, from the coding sequence ATGGCTGAAACTACCCCACCTCCCGGAATGGACCTTCGGGCGATCGTAGCGGTGTCGCGGAATGGTGTAATAGGGGTGGACGGAGGGCTCCCTTGGAAAATCCCTTCGGATGAAAGGTATTTACGCGAGAACGTCCGAGGGGGAGCAGTCATTGAAGGAAGACGGTGCTATGAAAGCCGGAATGGCGGTTTTCCAGGAGCCTTGCGAACGGTCGTTGTGAGCAGCCGTAGAGGATGGAGTCCTCTTGGAGCGGAGAGAGTTTCTTCGCTAGCCGAGGCCTACGCGTCGCTCGCCGGTTTTGAACGAGCAGTTTGGATTGCAGGTGGAGAACAGCTTTACCGGGAGAGCTTTCTGCATTGGCGAGCTCTTTACCTTACTTTGATCGATTCTGAGGTAGTCGGGGACACTTACTTTCCAGACTGGTGCGAGCGGTACACCCGCGAACTGATGAGACGGGAAGGTGTCGAAAACGGGTGGTCGTATTCATTCCTGGTGCTGGCGCCAGGCCGGTAA
- the trpS gene encoding tryptophan--tRNA ligase: protein MKTPKQSEKPVTLTCAQPSGALTLGNYLGALRNWSSLLDESECFFGIVDMHSLTAKTVPADLRKNTLSCLAQYIASGMDPEKCSLFIQSHVTGHSELAWILSCLTPIGDLQRMTQFKEKAARLGFSVTDESAEETGMRFSHEGARAQATVNSGLLFYPVLMAADILLYNADQVPTGEDQRQHLELCRDLARRFNHQYSDTFTVPKALIPKAGSRIRSLQDPTRKMSKSDDDPLATLFLLDEPKTIRRKIMSAVTDSGSEIRSTEDKPGVANLLQVLSVTSGIEVPELEQEFVGKGYAELKTAVVDSVVSILEPVQKDYADLMADKGFLEEVLKRGAEAAQKRAYKTLSKVYRKVGYYPRPR from the coding sequence ATGAAAACACCAAAACAGTCGGAAAAACCAGTTACACTCACCTGTGCACAGCCTTCAGGAGCGCTGACCTTGGGCAACTATCTGGGTGCTCTCCGGAATTGGTCAAGCCTGCTCGATGAGTCGGAGTGTTTCTTTGGAATTGTGGACATGCACTCGCTGACAGCAAAAACCGTTCCAGCGGATCTCCGAAAGAATACCCTGTCTTGTTTAGCGCAATACATAGCGTCTGGAATGGATCCTGAGAAGTGCTCTCTATTTATTCAATCGCATGTTACTGGCCACTCAGAGTTGGCATGGATATTGAGCTGCCTGACGCCAATTGGTGATTTGCAGCGAATGACTCAGTTCAAGGAAAAAGCTGCGAGGCTCGGATTCTCAGTGACTGACGAGTCTGCTGAGGAAACTGGGATGCGTTTTAGCCATGAGGGTGCCCGCGCCCAGGCAACGGTCAATTCCGGTCTTCTCTTTTATCCCGTTCTTATGGCGGCTGATATTTTACTGTACAATGCGGACCAGGTGCCAACAGGAGAGGATCAGCGGCAGCATCTTGAACTATGCCGGGATCTTGCCCGCCGATTCAACCACCAGTACTCGGACACGTTCACAGTTCCGAAAGCTCTAATTCCGAAAGCTGGTTCTCGAATACGCTCCTTGCAGGATCCGACTCGAAAGATGTCCAAGTCAGACGATGATCCTCTTGCTACGCTCTTTCTCCTTGATGAGCCAAAAACGATTCGGCGTAAGATCATGTCTGCGGTGACGGATTCTGGATCTGAGATTCGGTCGACTGAGGATAAACCAGGAGTGGCAAATCTTCTTCAGGTTCTGTCTGTGACCAGCGGAATTGAGGTTCCCGAGTTAGAGCAGGAGTTTGTTGGTAAAGGGTATGCGGAATTGAAAACCGCCGTAGTTGATTCCGTTGTCAGCATTTTGGAACCCGTCCAGAAAGACTATGCGGATTTGATGGCGGACAAGGGCTTTTTGGAAGAAGTTCTAAAGAGAGGGGCAGAGGCTGCGCAGAAGCGCGCTTACAAGACTCTTTCAAAAGTCTATCGTAAAGTTGGCTACTATCCGCGGCCTCGTTGA
- a CDS encoding TlyA family RNA methyltransferase produces the protein MPSSSRVRLDQLLLTRGYCESRNQARGLILAGKVRSGTTILDKPGKEIPMDAELEVETPPRFVSRAGEKLAGFLDEFGYDPSGKTVLDVGASTGGFTDCLLQRGAVHSTCVDVGRAQLHQKIRSDSRVSNFERLHAAKLPDTRLPYPTYDWIVMDLSFISLRKVLPSVWPRLDTEGLLIALVKPQFEATRSEADAGKGIIRDPGIRERVLSEVVGFAVDHLEGCQILQKVESKLPGTDGNVEYLASFCHR, from the coding sequence ATGCCCTCTTCTTCCAGAGTCCGCCTTGATCAATTGCTGCTGACCCGTGGATATTGCGAGAGCCGCAACCAGGCCAGAGGGCTCATCCTTGCCGGCAAAGTTCGGAGCGGCACGACCATTCTGGATAAACCCGGGAAGGAGATTCCAATGGATGCAGAATTGGAAGTCGAGACGCCTCCCCGTTTCGTCAGTCGCGCTGGTGAGAAACTCGCCGGGTTTCTTGACGAATTTGGCTACGATCCATCCGGCAAGACGGTACTCGACGTAGGTGCTTCAACTGGAGGTTTCACCGACTGCCTTCTCCAGCGGGGAGCCGTTCACTCCACCTGCGTGGACGTAGGCCGGGCCCAGCTCCACCAGAAAATTAGGAGTGACTCGCGAGTATCCAATTTTGAACGACTGCATGCAGCAAAGCTTCCGGATACCAGACTTCCCTACCCAACATACGACTGGATCGTTATGGACCTCTCCTTTATCTCGCTTCGCAAGGTCCTACCTTCTGTCTGGCCCCGGTTGGATACGGAGGGGCTCTTGATTGCCCTCGTAAAACCGCAATTTGAGGCTACACGCAGCGAAGCGGATGCGGGAAAGGGAATCATTCGAGATCCCGGGATACGCGAGCGGGTGCTTAGCGAGGTCGTCGGATTTGCAGTTGATCACCTCGAAGGATGCCAAATACTCCAAAAAGTGGAATCAAAACTTCCCGGGACGGATGGCAACGTCGAATATCTGGCTTCTTTCTGCCACCGATGA
- a CDS encoding phosphopantetheine-binding protein → MATATLSPEDTLRLKESLKRCPSGTFEAAVEYRETSRPELVPVIVSGIIERFLEPEVKPQLKSGRPDIRLFEDLGIDSLTMMEIVILVEETLNISFENEELKELRTLEDIQAYMDSKVTGAPVPKRAASLNFEEIASVLPQQPPFLFLNRASVSTDSAKGEYQVEGSEFFLEGHFKNNPVVPASIMIEALGQLAVLFLLKSGGSAVPGKVSPETVFFKSCDGVRCHRICKPGDLFSMEVKLKRIRRPIAIFEGTITVGDEKTAFAEEISLAFDCVPEEETTPDPAAKVHTNGTSPAEPVVKVNGNAHASVHAS, encoded by the coding sequence GTGGCTACAGCAACCTTATCTCCTGAAGATACCCTTAGACTGAAAGAATCCTTGAAAAGGTGCCCCTCGGGGACTTTCGAGGCTGCCGTTGAGTACCGGGAAACCTCCAGACCTGAACTCGTGCCGGTAATCGTTTCGGGAATCATCGAACGTTTTCTTGAGCCAGAGGTTAAACCACAACTGAAGTCGGGTCGGCCCGACATTCGTCTGTTTGAAGATCTCGGGATTGATTCTCTCACCATGATGGAAATCGTCATTTTGGTCGAGGAAACACTCAACATATCATTCGAGAACGAAGAACTAAAGGAGCTTCGGACGCTGGAAGACATTCAGGCCTACATGGACAGCAAGGTGACTGGAGCCCCAGTTCCAAAACGCGCTGCTTCACTCAACTTCGAAGAAATCGCATCCGTTTTGCCACAGCAGCCTCCTTTCCTCTTTTTGAACAGAGCTTCGGTGAGCACCGACTCTGCGAAAGGCGAATACCAGGTGGAGGGCAGTGAGTTTTTTCTCGAAGGACACTTTAAAAACAATCCGGTAGTCCCCGCTTCAATTATGATTGAGGCACTTGGCCAGCTTGCCGTTCTTTTCCTGCTCAAATCCGGAGGGTCTGCGGTTCCGGGGAAAGTCTCGCCAGAGACGGTTTTCTTCAAGAGCTGCGACGGAGTTCGTTGCCACCGAATCTGCAAACCGGGAGACCTTTTCTCTATGGAGGTCAAGTTGAAGCGGATCCGTCGCCCAATTGCCATTTTCGAGGGAACCATTACCGTAGGCGATGAGAAGACTGCGTTTGCGGAAGAAATTTCTCTCGCCTTCGACTGTGTCCCAGAGGAAGAGACTACTCCTGATCCAGCCGCCAAAGTCCACACTAACGGCACCTCCCCAGCTGAGCCAGTTGTCAAGGTCAACGGCAACGCGCACGCTTCCGTCCACGCTTCCTAG
- a CDS encoding glycosyltransferase family 9 protein, translating to MKEIIISRTDRIGDVILTTATFAPLRQRFPNAHIRVLAQPEIAPLLNGQKHVEPVACASGKGAKRMKSDRIRQWKRYFSDNPADCIVFLHPDNDLQIAAALAHIPRRIGYRKQMGGLALNETIPYRRHLGLKHEAACNFDLLTKIGCPEPKRIEPHLVAHESSPIIGEFAVFHTAAFGNKPRWPTKHFAALAEEIIEEFGWKIVLIGAEPEVETVEAFHEKGISASSWEDRCGKDNLEATAAILRNAQVVVSRDSGPAHLASALGTPLVCLMGQCDPIHSPRRWAPIGDRVETIISDLSALKGESREARWQRCFEAIHPDRVMAGIKSVYRQQS from the coding sequence ATGAAAGAGATCATCATCAGCCGAACGGATCGGATTGGAGATGTCATCCTCACAACCGCGACTTTCGCTCCGCTCCGGCAACGTTTCCCAAATGCGCACATTCGCGTGCTTGCCCAACCGGAGATTGCTCCTCTACTCAATGGACAGAAACACGTTGAACCGGTCGCCTGCGCTTCCGGTAAAGGAGCAAAGCGAATGAAATCCGACCGTATCCGTCAGTGGAAACGCTATTTCAGTGACAATCCGGCAGACTGCATTGTCTTTCTCCACCCTGACAACGACCTTCAGATTGCAGCGGCACTTGCACACATACCCCGACGAATCGGATACCGGAAGCAGATGGGTGGACTCGCCCTCAACGAAACGATCCCTTACAGACGCCACCTCGGCCTCAAGCACGAAGCCGCTTGCAATTTTGACCTTCTCACCAAAATCGGGTGCCCAGAACCCAAAAGGATAGAACCCCACCTGGTGGCACACGAATCTTCGCCTATCATCGGTGAATTTGCGGTCTTTCACACAGCAGCTTTTGGCAACAAGCCACGCTGGCCCACAAAACACTTTGCCGCTCTCGCTGAGGAGATCATTGAAGAGTTTGGCTGGAAGATCGTCCTGATTGGGGCCGAACCAGAAGTTGAGACTGTAGAAGCCTTTCACGAAAAAGGAATCTCTGCATCTTCTTGGGAGGATCGCTGTGGAAAGGATAACTTGGAGGCTACCGCTGCGATCTTACGAAACGCACAGGTAGTCGTTTCACGCGACAGCGGACCCGCCCACTTGGCGTCAGCATTGGGAACCCCGCTTGTCTGTTTAATGGGTCAATGCGATCCGATCCACTCTCCCCGCCGTTGGGCTCCTATCGGGGATAGGGTCGAGACCATTATCTCTGACTTATCCGCTTTGAAAGGAGAGAGCAGGGAGGCCCGTTGGCAGCGCTGCTTTGAAGCCATCCATCCCGATAGAGTCATGGCTGGCATCAAGTCCGTCTATCGTCAGCAATCGTAA